One genomic segment of Rhizorhabdus phycosphaerae includes these proteins:
- a CDS encoding SDR family NAD(P)-dependent oxidoreductase, with translation MDLGLQGKKAIVVGAARGIGMAVAETLAREGCDLAIAARSEDGVKDAVASLKRYGTNVVGKAVNVKKADDYKDWLNWAIDALDGCDVLIPISSAGGGLGSEKYWHNAFEVDVMGPVRAVEAVLPRMVEQKSGSIVLIATTSAGEAMGGPQPYNAMKASLVTWGKQLALFHGKDGIRVNVVSPGPVEFEGGNWDMIKGTMEKFYQSQLRQHPAGRLGTPEEIARCVVFMASPAASWCNGSHLVVDGAFTNRTHF, from the coding sequence GTGGATCTCGGTTTGCAGGGGAAGAAGGCGATCGTCGTCGGAGCCGCGCGCGGCATCGGCATGGCGGTGGCCGAAACACTGGCGCGCGAAGGCTGCGATCTCGCCATCGCCGCGCGGTCCGAGGACGGCGTAAAGGACGCGGTCGCCAGCCTGAAGCGCTATGGTACCAACGTCGTCGGCAAGGCCGTCAACGTGAAGAAGGCGGACGATTACAAGGACTGGCTGAATTGGGCCATCGATGCGCTCGACGGCTGCGACGTCCTTATCCCGATTTCCTCGGCGGGCGGCGGCCTGGGCAGCGAGAAATATTGGCACAATGCGTTCGAGGTCGACGTGATGGGCCCGGTCCGCGCGGTCGAGGCCGTGCTCCCGCGCATGGTCGAGCAGAAGTCGGGATCCATCGTCCTGATCGCCACCACCTCCGCCGGCGAGGCGATGGGTGGGCCGCAGCCCTATAACGCGATGAAGGCGTCGCTCGTCACCTGGGGCAAGCAACTCGCCCTGTTCCACGGCAAGGATGGCATCCGCGTCAACGTCGTCTCCCCCGGTCCGGTCGAGTTCGAGGGCGGCAACTGGGACATGATCAAGGGGACGATGGAGAAGTTCTACCAGTCCCAGCTGCGGCAGCATCCGGCCGGTCGTCTCGGCACGCCCGAGGAGATCGCCCGCTGCGTCGTGTTCATGGCGAGCCCGGCGGCCAGCTGGTGCAACGGATCGCACCTCGTCGTCGACGGGGCCTTCACTAACCGGACGCATTTCTGA
- a CDS encoding TetR/AcrR family transcriptional regulator, with protein MALAAVRSGSPARQPRERGQGGQTQQSLKSAQTRARLIDATIRCIVKVGYANTTTPQVAAEAGLSRGAMLHHFENGSALIKAAIVELHEKRLRAFRRAADTENHDVDALVRAYWRQLQKPAFVAFHELALAARTHPDLAKILQPLQVEYRERFNAQAVALFPEWQGNRERFDLAMTLSQTMLEGMAINLVTGAMAEAMVEPMLALLEQQIRSMNPNLDKA; from the coding sequence ATGGCGTTGGCAGCAGTTCGTTCCGGTTCCCCCGCCCGCCAGCCGCGCGAACGCGGTCAGGGCGGGCAGACCCAGCAGTCGCTCAAAAGCGCACAGACCCGCGCGCGACTGATCGACGCGACGATCCGCTGCATCGTCAAGGTCGGCTATGCCAACACGACCACGCCGCAGGTGGCCGCCGAGGCGGGACTGTCGCGCGGCGCGATGCTCCACCATTTCGAAAATGGATCGGCGCTGATCAAGGCGGCGATCGTCGAGCTTCACGAGAAGCGGCTGCGCGCATTCCGCCGCGCGGCGGACACCGAGAATCACGATGTCGACGCGCTGGTCCGTGCCTATTGGCGCCAGTTGCAGAAGCCGGCCTTCGTCGCTTTTCACGAGCTGGCGCTGGCGGCGCGCACCCATCCCGACCTCGCCAAGATCCTGCAGCCGCTGCAGGTCGAATATCGCGAGCGGTTCAACGCCCAGGCGGTCGCGCTCTTCCCCGAATGGCAGGGCAATCGCGAGCGGTTCGACCTCGCCATGACGCTCTCCCAAACCATGCTCGAAGGCATGGCCATCAATCTGGTGACGGGCGCCATGGCGGAGGCGATGGTGGAGCCGATGCTCGCCCTGCTCGAACAGCAGATCCGCTCGATGAACCCCAATCTCGACAAGGCCTGA
- a CDS encoding ThuA domain-containing protein, protein MKVHLVAAGKFHDIDFARLELLKLLAERPEIRTSVASDYSDTTSLAAADLLITYTCDVLPDAAQTEALAAFLARGGRWFALHGTNATLRFGADGVVDTPDLAPAFTEMLGTRFAGHPPIAPFKVFVTRGDHALTQGLRDFRVEDELYLTHRTAEIDVLLHTSFTGSCPEFRDSEWDEAEVPVLYERRVGAGSILYLTLGHCRGHYDLRPVADFWPHPQRCSWNYPVFTELLRRGIRWGLPQPG, encoded by the coding sequence GTGAAGGTACATCTGGTTGCGGCTGGCAAATTTCATGACATCGACTTTGCACGGCTGGAGTTGCTGAAGCTTCTGGCCGAACGGCCGGAGATACGGACCTCGGTGGCGTCGGACTATTCCGACACGACCAGCCTTGCGGCCGCCGACCTGCTGATCACCTACACATGCGACGTGCTGCCCGACGCGGCGCAGACCGAGGCGCTTGCGGCCTTCCTTGCGCGGGGCGGGCGCTGGTTCGCGCTGCACGGTACCAACGCGACGCTGCGCTTCGGTGCGGATGGGGTGGTCGACACGCCCGACCTTGCGCCGGCCTTCACCGAAATGCTCGGGACGCGCTTTGCAGGGCACCCGCCGATCGCGCCGTTCAAGGTGTTCGTTACGCGCGGCGATCATGCGCTGACCCAGGGGCTGCGCGACTTCCGGGTCGAGGACGAACTGTACCTGACGCACCGCACCGCCGAGATCGACGTGCTGCTGCACACCAGCTTCACCGGCTCCTGCCCTGAGTTCCGCGATTCGGAATGGGACGAGGCGGAGGTCCCGGTGCTGTACGAGCGACGCGTTGGTGCCGGTTCCATCCTCTACCTCACCCTCGGCCACTGCCGAGGTCATTATGATCTGCGTCCGGTCGCCGATTTCTGGCCGCATCCCCAGCGCTGCTCGTGGAATTATCCGGTCTTCACCGAACTGCTCCGCCGCGGCATCCGCTGGGGTCTTCCTCAACCGGGCTGA